One window from the genome of Salvia splendens isolate huo1 chromosome 9, SspV2, whole genome shotgun sequence encodes:
- the LOC121747030 gene encoding uncharacterized protein LOC121747030 isoform X2, translated as MKPAAIMMIQHEQFAGLSRDEEPHVHLAHFSRLCGTIKMEGVPGDAIKLRLFPFSLKDEARNWFYSLESGTISTWDEMARTFLDKYYPWAKASKLRKDIWTFRQMEDERLYEAWERFNGMLRKCPTHGLDKSDKITAFFYGCNYDTKQWLDAAAGGSMMKKTCGEATKVIEKMAASSYR; from the coding sequence ATGAAGCCGGCTGCGATAATGATGATCCAACACGAACAATTCGCCGGCCTCTCGAGAGACGAGGAGCCACATGTGCACCTTGCTCATTTTTCCAGACTCTGTGGGACCATAAAGATGGAAGGAGTGCCCGGTGATGCCATCAAGCTCAGGCTCTTTCCGTTTTCTCTCAAAGACGAGGCCAGGAATTGGTTCTACTCATTGGAAAGTGGAACCATTTCCACTTGGGACGAAATGGCGCGCACCTTCCTCGACAAGTACTACCCTTGGGCTAAAGCCTCGAAGTTGCGAAAGGATATTTGGACGTTCCGACAAATGGAGGACGAGAGACTCTACGAGGCTTGGGAGAGATTTAACGGGATGCTGAGAAAGTGCCCTACTCACGGTCTTGATAAAAGCGACAAAATTACCGCATTTTTTTATGGATGCAACTATGATACAAAACAATGGCTGGATGCCGCGGCGGGTGGatcaatgatgaagaagacTTGTGGAGAAGCCACAAAAGTTATTGAGAAGATGGCTGCTAGTTCGTATCGATAG
- the LOC121747030 gene encoding uncharacterized protein LOC121747030 isoform X1 codes for MSSPSRISTKVEVNMADEDEFIGQMHQQLVIMSGPITDANNFGMKPAAIMMIQHEQFAGLSRDEEPHVHLAHFSRLCGTIKMEGVPGDAIKLRLFPFSLKDEARNWFYSLESGTISTWDEMARTFLDKYYPWAKASKLRKDIWTFRQMEDERLYEAWERFNGMLRKCPTHGLDKSDKITAFFYGCNYDTKQWLDAAAGGSMMKKTCGEATKVIEKMAASSYR; via the exons ATGAGCTCTCCGTCGAG GATTTCCACCAAAGTAGAAGTAAACATGGCTGATGAAGACGAGTTTATTGGACAAATGCACCAACAATTGGTAATCATGAGTGGTCCGATAACAGATGCCAACAATTTTGGGATGAAGCCGGCTGCGATAATGATGATCCAACACGAACAATTCGCCGGCCTCTCGAGAGACGAGGAGCCACATGTGCACCTTGCTCATTTTTCCAGACTCTGTGGGACCATAAAGATGGAAGGAGTGCCCGGTGATGCCATCAAGCTCAGGCTCTTTCCGTTTTCTCTCAAAGACGAGGCCAGGAATTGGTTCTACTCATTGGAAAGTGGAACCATTTCCACTTGGGACGAAATGGCGCGCACCTTCCTCGACAAGTACTACCCTTGGGCTAAAGCCTCGAAGTTGCGAAAGGATATTTGGACGTTCCGACAAATGGAGGACGAGAGACTCTACGAGGCTTGGGAGAGATTTAACGGGATGCTGAGAAAGTGCCCTACTCACGGTCTTGATAAAAGCGACAAAATTACCGCATTTTTTTATGGATGCAACTATGATACAAAACAATGGCTGGATGCCGCGGCGGGTGGatcaatgatgaagaagacTTGTGGAGAAGCCACAAAAGTTATTGAGAAGATGGCTGCTAGTTCGTATCGATAG